Within the Deinococcus yavapaiensis KR-236 genome, the region CATTTCTGCCGTCCGCTTCTTTTTCACTACCCCTGTAATACCCCTATGACGCTGACGCTTCCTTCACTCTCCACCTCAGTGCTCGAAGGCGCCTTGGAGCCGAGCAAGGCACTCATAGGAGTGCCGCCAGCAACGTCTGCTTGCGCTTCTCCGCTTGCGAGTGCGCGTACCGCGCGAGGGTGATGCACGGATCGGAGTGTCCCTCGACGTCTGCCGCGACGCGCGGATCCGCGCCCGACTCGATCAACCTAGACACGAACGTATGCTGAAGACCTTGAATGCGCATCGTCGTGTCCAAGCCCGCCTCGGTGAGGATGGATCGCCAGTCGCGCCGCACGTTGTGCTGCGATTGCGTGGTCCCCGCCAGGCTCGGGAAGACCCAGCCGCGCTCGGAGGCGTTCAGGCCCCGCGTGATGAGTTGGAAGCGGTGTTCTCGGAGAATC harbors:
- a CDS encoding site-specific integrase, with amino-acid sequence MARGHRQFALFATIAALGLRHGEALGLQWNDLTWDDRGKVGTLAVQRSVVTQDNKPVITTPKTSASFRTLYFDADLWAILREHRFQLITRGLNASERGWVFPSLAGTTQSQHNVRRDWRSILTEAGLDTTMRIQGLQHTFVSRLIESGADPRVAADVEGHSDPCITLARYAHSQAEKRKQTLLAALL